The following proteins are co-located in the Choristoneura fumiferana chromosome 23, NRCan_CFum_1, whole genome shotgun sequence genome:
- the ND-SGDH gene encoding NADH dehydrogenase (ubiquinone) SGDH subunit: protein MVSWSALGRSFGINLLKNNPRKPFIVQNVNFSTNKALFGDHGHKTMPLQPSRWQYIKFKDMFHFYAMVGLIPVGLIIFYANVFIGPAQLTPIPPGYEPKYWEYHRHPITRFIAQYVHTSPQQEYEKFMHFIDEEQQKVKLRQLEKDILAKMQERQDYQAYYYRPMVNKYLRIEKKVAEEMRDRLGDDYKD from the exons ATGGTGTCTTGGAGTGCATTAGGCCGATCTTTCGgcataaatttacttaaaaataacccTAGAAAACCATTTATAGTCCAAAATGTGAATTTTTCAACTAACAAAGCCCTATTTGGCGATCATGGGCACAAGACAATGCCACTCCAGCCCTCAAG ATGGCAATACATCAAGTTCAAGGATATGTTCCACTTCTACGCCATGGTGGGCTTGATCCCCGTAGGGCTGATTATATTTTACGCCAACGTGTTCATCGGGCCGGCGCAGCTCACGCCCATCCCGCCTGGCTATGAGCCCAAGTACTGGGAGTACCATCGCCATCCTATCACGAGATTTATCGCTCAATACGTACATACCAGCCCACAGCag GAGTATGAAAAGTTTATGCACTTCATTGATGAAGAGCAGCAGAAGGTGAAGCTGCGTCAGCTCGAGAAGGATATCCTTGCTAAGATGCAGGAGCGCCAAGATTACCAGGCCTACTACTACCGACCTATGGTTAACAAATACCTGCGTATTGAGAAGAAGGTTGCTGAAGAGATGCGAGACAGACTTGGAGACGACTACAAAGATTAA
- the LOC141441015 gene encoding pancreatic lipase-related protein 2 isoform X2, protein MSAPVGLCLYCCPRDTALDVQYKLFTRANPTEFEYLVVGDVASLRRTRFNASNPTVIYLMGFTEVTTGRSTTTLRDAYLSSGDYNFVSVDWARLVAFPWYISAVHNTRYMGQQLASFVQFLDAAGARAASLHVVGFSLGAEAAGFGGKELKRRGLLLGRITGLDPAYPGYSLTGSDGHLAKGDAAFVDVLHTNPGILGFPQPIGDVDFYPNAGQWVQPGCWIDQLIRNRELGFVNGCSHNRAWRLYAESIRNPRGFPATLCRKWKGSRLCNFQVDGYMGFGAGPPLSGKMYLETNQRSPFARNGP, encoded by the exons ATGTCGGCGCCAGTGGGGCTCTGCCTTTACTGCTGCCCCAGAGATACCGCATTGGATGTACAATACAAACTGTTCACTAG AGCAAATCCAACCGAATTCGAGTACTTGGTAGTGGGTGATGTTGCATCTCTACGACGCACACGGTTCAATGCATCCAACCCGACTGTCATCTACTTGATGGGTTTCACTGAGGTCACTACTGGACGGAGCACTACCACCCTTCGAGATG CGTACTTATCGTCCGGGGACTACAACTTCGTCTCGGTCGACTGGGCGCGTCTCGTGGCGTTTCCGTG gtatATATCAGCAGTCCACAACACTCGCTACATGGGGCAGCAGCTGGCGAGCTTCGTGCAGTTCCTGGAcgccgccggcgcgcgcgcagcgtcGCTGCACGTCGTGGGATTCTCTCTGGGGGCGGAGGCGGCCGGCTTTGGGGGGAAAGAGCTAAAGAGGAGGGGATTGCTGCTAGGCAGGATCACTG GCTTAGACCCAGCCTACCCTGGTTACAGTCTGACTGGTAGCGACGGCCATCTTGCGAAAGGTGACGCAGCCTTCGTGGACGTACTGCACACCAACCCCGGGATTTTGGGCTTCCCCCAGCCCATCGGGGACGTGGATTTCTACCCCAACGCTGGCCAGTGGGTGCAGCCGGGCTGCTGGATCGATCAGCTCATCAGGAATAGGGAGTTGGGGTTTGTTA ATGGTTGCAGCCACAACCGAGCCTGGCGCCTCTACGCGGAGTCAATACGGAACCCTCGAGGGTTCCCTGCAACTTTGTGTCGTAAATGGAAAGGATCAAGACTGTGCAATTTTCAAGTAGACGGCTACATGGGTTTTGGAGCTGGACCACC GTTAAGCGGAAAGATGTATCTGGAGACGAATCAGAGATCGCCGTTCGCCAGAAATGGGCCGTAA
- the LOC141441015 gene encoding pancreatic lipase-related protein 2 isoform X3, protein MLAAASSVCKLTTFFIGVTEICFMSAPVGLCLYCCPRDTALDVQYKLFTRANPTEFEYLVVGDVASLRRTRFNASNPTVIYLMGFTEVTTGRSTTTLRDAYLSSGDYNFVSVDWARLVAFPWYISAVHNTRYMGQQLASFVQFLDAAGARAASLHVVGFSLGAEAAGFGGKELKRRGLLLGRITGLDPAYPGYSLTGSDGHLAKGDAAFVDVLHTNPGILGFPQPIGDVDFYPNAGQWVQPGCWIDQLIRNRELGFMVAATTEPGASTRSQYGTLEGSLQLCVVNGKDQDCAIFK, encoded by the exons ATGCTGGCGGCTGCTTCATCCGTATGCAAACTAACAACCTTCTTTATAG GGGTTACGGAGATATGTTTCATGTCGGCGCCAGTGGGGCTCTGCCTTTACTGCTGCCCCAGAGATACCGCATTGGATGTACAATACAAACTGTTCACTAG AGCAAATCCAACCGAATTCGAGTACTTGGTAGTGGGTGATGTTGCATCTCTACGACGCACACGGTTCAATGCATCCAACCCGACTGTCATCTACTTGATGGGTTTCACTGAGGTCACTACTGGACGGAGCACTACCACCCTTCGAGATG CGTACTTATCGTCCGGGGACTACAACTTCGTCTCGGTCGACTGGGCGCGTCTCGTGGCGTTTCCGTG gtatATATCAGCAGTCCACAACACTCGCTACATGGGGCAGCAGCTGGCGAGCTTCGTGCAGTTCCTGGAcgccgccggcgcgcgcgcagcgtcGCTGCACGTCGTGGGATTCTCTCTGGGGGCGGAGGCGGCCGGCTTTGGGGGGAAAGAGCTAAAGAGGAGGGGATTGCTGCTAGGCAGGATCACTG GCTTAGACCCAGCCTACCCTGGTTACAGTCTGACTGGTAGCGACGGCCATCTTGCGAAAGGTGACGCAGCCTTCGTGGACGTACTGCACACCAACCCCGGGATTTTGGGCTTCCCCCAGCCCATCGGGGACGTGGATTTCTACCCCAACGCTGGCCAGTGGGTGCAGCCGGGCTGCTGGATCGATCAGCTCATCAGGAATAGGGAGTTGGGGTTT ATGGTTGCAGCCACAACCGAGCCTGGCGCCTCTACGCGGAGTCAATACGGAACCCTCGAGGGTTCCCTGCAACTTTGTGTCGTAAATGGAAAGGATCAAGACTGTGCAATTTTCAAGTAG
- the LOC141441015 gene encoding pancreatic lipase-related protein 2 isoform X1 produces the protein MLAAASSVCKLTTFFIGVTEICFMSAPVGLCLYCCPRDTALDVQYKLFTRANPTEFEYLVVGDVASLRRTRFNASNPTVIYLMGFTEVTTGRSTTTLRDAYLSSGDYNFVSVDWARLVAFPWYISAVHNTRYMGQQLASFVQFLDAAGARAASLHVVGFSLGAEAAGFGGKELKRRGLLLGRITGLDPAYPGYSLTGSDGHLAKGDAAFVDVLHTNPGILGFPQPIGDVDFYPNAGQWVQPGCWIDQLIRNRELGFVNGCSHNRAWRLYAESIRNPRGFPATLCRKWKGSRLCNFQVDGYMGFGAGPPLSGKMYLETNQRSPFARNGP, from the exons ATGCTGGCGGCTGCTTCATCCGTATGCAAACTAACAACCTTCTTTATAG GGGTTACGGAGATATGTTTCATGTCGGCGCCAGTGGGGCTCTGCCTTTACTGCTGCCCCAGAGATACCGCATTGGATGTACAATACAAACTGTTCACTAG AGCAAATCCAACCGAATTCGAGTACTTGGTAGTGGGTGATGTTGCATCTCTACGACGCACACGGTTCAATGCATCCAACCCGACTGTCATCTACTTGATGGGTTTCACTGAGGTCACTACTGGACGGAGCACTACCACCCTTCGAGATG CGTACTTATCGTCCGGGGACTACAACTTCGTCTCGGTCGACTGGGCGCGTCTCGTGGCGTTTCCGTG gtatATATCAGCAGTCCACAACACTCGCTACATGGGGCAGCAGCTGGCGAGCTTCGTGCAGTTCCTGGAcgccgccggcgcgcgcgcagcgtcGCTGCACGTCGTGGGATTCTCTCTGGGGGCGGAGGCGGCCGGCTTTGGGGGGAAAGAGCTAAAGAGGAGGGGATTGCTGCTAGGCAGGATCACTG GCTTAGACCCAGCCTACCCTGGTTACAGTCTGACTGGTAGCGACGGCCATCTTGCGAAAGGTGACGCAGCCTTCGTGGACGTACTGCACACCAACCCCGGGATTTTGGGCTTCCCCCAGCCCATCGGGGACGTGGATTTCTACCCCAACGCTGGCCAGTGGGTGCAGCCGGGCTGCTGGATCGATCAGCTCATCAGGAATAGGGAGTTGGGGTTTGTTA ATGGTTGCAGCCACAACCGAGCCTGGCGCCTCTACGCGGAGTCAATACGGAACCCTCGAGGGTTCCCTGCAACTTTGTGTCGTAAATGGAAAGGATCAAGACTGTGCAATTTTCAAGTAGACGGCTACATGGGTTTTGGAGCTGGACCACC GTTAAGCGGAAAGATGTATCTGGAGACGAATCAGAGATCGCCGTTCGCCAGAAATGGGCCGTAA